A single window of Gossypium hirsutum isolate 1008001.06 chromosome A10, Gossypium_hirsutum_v2.1, whole genome shotgun sequence DNA harbors:
- the LOC107925047 gene encoding uncharacterized protein — protein MGNCFTHENSYWADEDWGSLVSTHSWHRYDGEINNTEEKVKLLGHGEKIAGNTSELKLTISKKELEQLLHMMEVQGSTLEQALARMLVDGGGDVYEVEQRRPWKPVLQSIPEVN, from the coding sequence ATGGGGAATTGTTTTACACACGAAAACTCATATTGGGCTGATGAAGATTGGGGTTCTTTGGTGTCAACCCATAGCTGGCATAGATATGATGGCGAGATTAACAATACGGAGGAGAAGGTGAAGTTGCTTGGTCATGGTGAAAAGATAGCTGGAAACACCAGTGAGTTGAAGCTAACCATTTCAAAGAAGGAGCTGGAGCAATTGTTACATATGATGGAGGTGCAAGGTTCGACCCTAGAACAAGCCTTGGCCAGGATGTTGGTCGATGGTGGCGGAGATGTCTATGAGGTGGAGCAGCGTCGGCCATGGAAGCCGGTGCTGCAAAGTATTCCAGAGGTGAACTAG
- the LOC107925265 gene encoding uncharacterized GPI-anchored protein At1g61900, producing MNAGVSLKHNFSMLLLKLFVVLACFHECLSDPQVHHKGYMLTSRETSDFVPKITPTASPQPFLPLLAPSPLSTFTNSTSPKLSGLCMLNFTAAQSLISITSIDCWAAFAPLLANVICCPQLHATLVILVGQLSKETGVLALNRTLAKPCLSDIEQVLAGQGAGDGLNQICSIHSSNLTEASCPVKDVDEFENMVNSSELLSSCEKIDPVKECCDQVCQGAISDAATRLALKASDPLSMDGPHVLPQHTTRINDCKTVVLRWLASKLDPYHAKEVLRGLTDCNVNKVCPLVFPNMKHVANSCGNGISDQTACCDAMNSYVSHLQKQTLITNLQALDCATSLGLKLQKYNITKDVYSLCHISLKDFSLQVGSQESGCLLPSLPSDATLDKFSGISFICDLNDNIPAQWPSLSLLPASSCNKTIRIPALPAATNAQSGLNTEYIVVYLLVAYSMAIMMLLWV from the exons ATGAATGCTGGCGTGTCTCTTAAGCACAATTTCAGCATGTTGCTGCTTAAGCTGTTTGTGGTTCTTGCCT GCTTCCATGAATGTTTATCCGATCCTCAAGTTCATCATAAAGGTTATATGTTAACCAGTAGAGAAACTAGTGATTTTGTACCTAAAATTACTCCAACGGCATCTCCTCAACCATTTCTTCCTCTACTTGCACCTTCTCCTCTATCAACCTTCACAAATAGCACTTCTCCTAAATTATCAG GACTCTGTATGTTAAATTTCACTGCTGCTCAAAGCTTGATAAGCATTACGTCAATTGATTGTTGGGCTGCATTTGCTCCACTATTGGCAAATGTAATATGTTGTCCACAACTACATGCTACTCTTGTGATTCTTGTTGGTCAATTGAGTAAAGAAACTGGTGTGCTCGCTCTAAACAGAACCCTTGCCAAGCCTTGTTTATCAGATATTGAGCAAGTCTTGGCTGGCCAGGGTGCTGGTGACGGTCTCAATCAAATTTGTTCGATTCATTCATCAAACCTTACTGAAGCATCTTGTCCCGTAAAAGATGTTGATGAATTTGAGAACATGGTAAACTCTTCTGAGCTTCTTTCTTCATGTGAAAAGATTGATCCTGTTAAAGAATGTTGTGACCAAGTTTGTCAAGGTGCAATATCTGATGCTGCAACAAGACTTGCATTGAAAGCTTCTGATCCTCTAAGCATGGATGGACCTCATGTTTTACCTCAGCACACAACAAGGATAAATGATTGTAAAACCGTTGTGCTTCGATGGTTGGCAAGTAAACTTGACCCTTATCATGCAAAGGAAGTTCTTAGAGGATTAACCGATTGCAATGTTAACAAAG TTTGCCCTCTCGTTTTTCCCAACATGAAGCATGTGGCAAATAGCTGTGGTAACGGAATAAGTGACCAAACAGCTTGTTGTGATGCTATGAATAGCTATGTCTCTCACTTACAAAAGCAGACCCTAATCACCAACTTACAAGCTTTGGACTGTGCTACCTCGTTAGGGTTGAAGCTCCAAAAATACAATATCACCAAAGATGTTTATAGCCTATGTCACATAAGCCTCAAGGATTTCTCTCTTCAAG TCGGAAGTCAAG AATCTGGATGTCTCTTACCAAGCTTACCTTCTGATGCAACATTGGACAAATTTTCTGGGATCAGTTTCATTTGCGATCTAAATGATAATATTCCAGCTCAATGGCCGTCTCTGTCACTACTACCAGCTTCATCATGCAATAAGA CTATCAGAATTCCTGCACTACCTGCCGCCACAAATGCTCAAAGTG GTCTTAACACAGAATATATCGTAGTTTATCTCCTCGTTGCATATTCAATGGCCATAATGATGCTCTTATGGGTCTAG